From the Synechococcus sp. KORDI-49 genome, the window CTGGAACTGGCTCTGCCCCCGGATCCTCCGCCTTTGGCGAGCCATCAGCTTGTGTCAGAACCCCAGGGCGGTGAGCACGTCGTCTTCACCGATCGTTGTCAGGGGGCCTTCACCGCCGAGGCATCTGATCTCGGCCCGTTCGGGAAGATCTCCGGCCTGACCGCCAAGGGCGACCAGCGGAACATTGCTGTAAGCCGCCAACAGCTGAGTGAGCGGACAACTGCTGAGCACCACGTCCGCGCAGGCCACGGCGGCGGCTCGCTCGACAAGCTTCAGCTCCGGCGAGAGGCTTCGGCTCCGCAGGGTCGCCAGGCGGGTGCGGACCGCCTCAGGCAGTGCGCCCCATCGTTGGTCGGGCCAATCGTTGGATGCTCCCGAGGGTGCCATCAGCAGCAGTGGTCCGTCTCCAGCAGGAAGCTCGGCACGGGCGTTCTCCAGGGCCTTGGACGGCAGGCTCAGACGGAAACCGTCAGCCTTGAGGGAACATCCAAGCGCTTCCACGAACGGAGCGATCCTCTGAGCCGCCCAGCCCTGCCCCAGGGCAATGCGATCGGTGGAGGCGAAGCCTGACAGGGCCACTCGGGTCGGGATGTGGCTCATCGACAGCATCAGATTGACCGACTGACCTTCCGCGAAGTTGAGGCAGGCCTGGAAGTCCGGTTCTCGGACGCAGCCGAGAAGGTTCGTCCAGTCGGCCAGTGATGGGTTGGATTCGAAGCTGAAGGGAATCAGCTTTTCGAAACCCGGCATCAGCTCCCATGCCGCGCGGCATTTGGGATCACAGGCCACCTGAACCATCGCTCCCAGTGCTTCGGCGACAGCCGCAAGAGCGGGAAGACGCTCCAGCTGGGCCAGAACCGGGCCAGGGCTGAGGGCAAGGACTCGCATCGAACCGCTGCGGAGAGCGTCTGGGCTGATTGTATGGAGACCGTTTCAGCCTGCTGGGGGCAGGAGTCGCTTGTGCATCTGTTGATCGCCGCAGCGGGGAGTGGTCGCCGCATGGGGGCGGATCGCAACAAGCTGCTGCTGCCGCTGGCGGGACGCCCCGTGATCGCCTGGACCCTGGACGCGGCGATGGCGGCCGATCGGATCCGTTGGATCGGCATCGTCGGTCAGGAGATCGATCGCGAGGAGATCCTCGCCTTGGTGCAGGGTGCGCCCAAGCCGGTGGTTTGGATCCAGGGGGGCAGCACGCGTCAGGACTCGGTGCTGCGAGGTCTGGCGGGACTGCCTCCCGGGGCCGAGCACGTTCTGATTCATGACGGAGCCCGCTGCCTTGCGGAGCCTGCGCTCTTCGATCGGTGCGCCGAGCGGGTCGAGGCGGGGATGGCGTTGATCGCTGCCACACCGGTGACGGACACGATCAAGCGGGTGGATGCCGAAGGTTGCATCAGGGAGACGCCGGACCGTTCCGAACTGTGGGCTGCCCAGACGCCCCAGGGGTTTCAGGTTCAGCAGCTGCAACAGGGCCATGACCGGGCCAGGGAGCAGGGCTGGAACGTCACGGACGATGCCTCCCTTTACGAACGCCTCGGCTGGCCTGTGCAGGTGCTGGATGCGGGCCCCTCGAACATCAAGGTGACGACGCCCTTCGACCTGACGGTGGCCGAGGCAGTGCTCCAGCTCAGGAGAGCAGGCTGAGCTGACCCGTGTCTCCGTCGAGGCGTGCCTGACGGCCGAGGGGGAGAGCCGCGTTGCCGGGCTGGTGTCCGACCGGCAGATCCATCACCCTGGGGATGTTCAGATCCGCTGTGCGCTCCTCCAGCACCTGACTCACCGTGAAGTTCAGCTGATCAGGGCGATCGTCCTCGCAGTCGCTGAAGCTTCCGAAACCGAGACC encodes:
- a CDS encoding glycosyltransferase family 9 protein — encoded protein: MRVLALSPGPVLAQLERLPALAAVAEALGAMVQVACDPKCRAAWELMPGFEKLIPFSFESNPSLADWTNLLGCVREPDFQACLNFAEGQSVNLMLSMSHIPTRVALSGFASTDRIALGQGWAAQRIAPFVEALGCSLKADGFRLSLPSKALENARAELPAGDGPLLLMAPSGASNDWPDQRWGALPEAVRTRLATLRSRSLSPELKLVERAAAVACADVVLSSCPLTQLLAAYSNVPLVALGGQAGDLPERAEIRCLGGEGPLTTIGEDDVLTALGF
- the ispD gene encoding 2-C-methyl-D-erythritol 4-phosphate cytidylyltransferase, producing the protein MHLLIAAAGSGRRMGADRNKLLLPLAGRPVIAWTLDAAMAADRIRWIGIVGQEIDREEILALVQGAPKPVVWIQGGSTRQDSVLRGLAGLPPGAEHVLIHDGARCLAEPALFDRCAERVEAGMALIAATPVTDTIKRVDAEGCIRETPDRSELWAAQTPQGFQVQQLQQGHDRAREQGWNVTDDASLYERLGWPVQVLDAGPSNIKVTTPFDLTVAEAVLQLRRAG